One window from the genome of Leucobacter aridicollis encodes:
- a CDS encoding hemolysin family protein, translating into MSSEIWGIVIGVLLTVGTGFFVASEFALVNLNRSDLERRQAQGEKGLRFTISALRVTSTHLSSAQLGITLTTLLAGFTFEPAISSLLRAPLSSIGLPDAVIPGVGAVVAITLATLFSMIIGELVPKNFALAVPLATAKIVVPFQLAFTFVLKPVILLFNGTANRVIRSFGIEPKEELSAARSAEELGYLIRRSATEGLLDANDADILHRTLTFSSRTADAVMTPRVRVVALPSTASVQDVIAASIESGHSRFPVYGDDIDDIVGIAHVKAAFAIDDERRASAPVTSITSKILRVPESAGSDTLLGALRDRGYQIAVVVDEHGGTAGVVTLEDLIEELLGELLDEHDDPSTLNEGIIADGESVLFNAALRPDELWTRARIRVPEDEEYDTVAGFFLTRLQRIPEVGETVEIADGTLEVDAVAGARIERLRFTPTPTDPDATDPTGHTAMTTEHAR; encoded by the coding sequence TTGAGTTCCGAGATCTGGGGAATCGTTATCGGCGTCCTCCTCACGGTAGGCACAGGCTTCTTTGTTGCCTCGGAGTTTGCACTCGTCAACCTCAACCGAAGCGACCTTGAACGACGCCAGGCGCAAGGTGAAAAGGGCCTGCGGTTCACCATCTCAGCGTTGCGCGTCACCTCGACGCACCTGTCTAGCGCCCAGCTCGGCATCACGCTGACGACGCTGCTCGCGGGCTTTACGTTCGAGCCGGCGATCAGCTCACTCCTTCGCGCTCCTCTCAGCAGCATTGGGCTGCCCGACGCGGTAATCCCTGGAGTCGGCGCCGTCGTGGCAATCACGCTCGCAACGCTGTTCTCGATGATCATTGGCGAGCTCGTGCCGAAAAACTTCGCGCTCGCCGTACCACTCGCGACAGCGAAGATCGTCGTGCCGTTTCAGCTCGCGTTCACGTTCGTACTCAAGCCCGTGATCTTGTTGTTCAACGGCACCGCGAACCGGGTGATCCGCTCGTTCGGCATCGAGCCGAAGGAAGAGCTCTCGGCTGCACGAAGCGCCGAGGAGCTCGGCTACCTCATCCGACGCTCAGCGACCGAGGGGCTGCTCGATGCCAACGATGCCGACATTCTGCACCGTACCCTCACGTTTTCGAGCCGCACCGCCGACGCGGTCATGACGCCCCGCGTTCGCGTCGTTGCTCTGCCGAGCACAGCGTCAGTGCAGGACGTCATCGCTGCGTCGATCGAGAGCGGTCACTCGCGGTTCCCTGTGTACGGCGACGACATCGACGACATCGTCGGCATCGCACACGTCAAAGCTGCATTCGCGATCGACGACGAGCGTCGCGCGAGTGCACCGGTCACGTCGATTACCTCGAAGATCCTCCGAGTGCCCGAGTCGGCCGGGTCAGACACGCTGCTCGGCGCGCTTCGCGACCGCGGCTATCAGATCGCTGTTGTCGTTGACGAGCACGGCGGAACCGCGGGCGTCGTGACGCTCGAAGACCTGATCGAAGAGCTGCTCGGCGAGCTGCTTGACGAGCACGACGACCCCTCGACCCTGAACGAGGGAATCATCGCTGACGGCGAATCCGTGCTGTTCAACGCGGCGCTCCGCCCAGACGAGCTCTGGACCCGGGCAAGGATCCGGGTTCCTGAGGACGAGGAGTACGACACGGTCGCCGGGTTCTTCCTGACACGACTTCAGCGCATCCCCGAGGTCGGGGAGACTGTCGAGATCGCCGACGGCACGCTCGAGGTTGATGCTGTCGCAGGTGCCCGAATCGAGCGTCTGCGCTTCACCCCGACGCCCACTGATCCCGACGCAACTGACCCCACCGGCCACACCGCCATGACGACGGAGCACGCACGATGA
- a CDS encoding glutamate ABC transporter substrate-binding protein, translating into MRFKKAFAAAGLVAAAALALTGCNSGSPAAPEGGDTSAPAETSTPWTVAEGFTLEGSPTFDKIKERGEVVIGVKEDQPGLGYYDNVTQERTGFDVDIARWIAASIGMDEDQISYKAIASANREQAIVNGDVDYYVGTYSINDKRKQEIDFAGPYFITGQGLLVRSDDTDYQKLEDLNGKTVCSATGSTPIQNIKENFKEIKPQEFDLYSACVENLVNGQVDAVTTDQAILIGYAAQQPEELKVTSGPVFTEEQYGVGLTKGDDVFRAHINDLFTEGGDIWQQIFDQNLGESGIKVDQPKVDAY; encoded by the coding sequence ATGCGATTCAAGAAAGCTTTTGCAGCAGCTGGTCTCGTCGCGGCGGCAGCGCTGGCGCTGACCGGCTGCAACAGCGGCAGCCCCGCAGCACCTGAAGGCGGCGACACCTCGGCTCCGGCAGAGACGAGCACGCCGTGGACCGTAGCTGAGGGCTTCACGCTCGAGGGCAGCCCGACCTTCGACAAGATCAAGGAGCGTGGCGAGGTCGTCATCGGCGTCAAGGAAGACCAGCCCGGCCTCGGCTACTACGACAACGTCACGCAGGAGCGCACAGGCTTCGACGTCGACATCGCGCGCTGGATCGCAGCGTCGATCGGCATGGACGAAGACCAGATCAGCTACAAGGCGATCGCCTCGGCAAACCGCGAGCAGGCAATCGTCAACGGCGACGTCGACTACTACGTCGGCACCTACTCGATCAACGACAAGCGCAAGCAGGAGATCGACTTCGCTGGCCCGTACTTCATTACCGGCCAGGGGCTGCTCGTCCGCTCAGACGACACCGACTACCAGAAGCTCGAAGACCTGAACGGCAAGACTGTCTGCTCCGCGACAGGATCGACCCCGATCCAGAACATCAAGGAGAACTTCAAGGAGATCAAGCCGCAGGAGTTCGACCTGTACTCGGCGTGTGTTGAGAACCTCGTGAACGGTCAGGTCGACGCGGTCACCACCGACCAGGCGATCCTTATCGGCTACGCTGCGCAGCAGCCCGAGGAACTCAAGGTTACGAGCGGCCCGGTCTTCACCGAGGAGCAGTACGGCGTCGGCCTCACCAAGGGCGACGACGTGTTCCGCGCGCACATCAACGACCTCTTCACCGAGGGCGGCGACATCTGGCAGCAGATCTTCGACCAAAACCTTGGCGAGTCGGGCATCAAGGTCGACCAGCCCAAGGTTGACGCCTACTAA
- a CDS encoding alpha/beta fold hydrolase, giving the protein MERIADNRVLNELLEPDGGAFCQISTGELNYSLTGTARRGTVLLIAGLSMHRTDWSPELIAGLHAAGYATLTVDNRDAGRSVVSGRHTGFGAGDEFRAEYGLVDMAGDLRELILALDVCQVHVVGMSMGGMIAQHLALIAPELVHTLTSVMSTTGERAVGRPQQESKWVFLTPAPTDSREAFVAFSERYHAALAGPHFPDFERARETASMKWGRGISLDGTARQLQAIQADGDRTERLRRVAVPTLVVHGDADPLIDVSGGAATAAAIPGARIHMIEQMGHSIPWQRAGEITDTLAAHFQAASA; this is encoded by the coding sequence ATTCACTCACCGGAACGGCGCGGCGGGGAACGGTACTGCTGATCGCCGGGCTATCGATGCATCGAACCGACTGGTCGCCTGAGCTCATTGCGGGTCTGCACGCCGCAGGATACGCGACACTCACAGTCGACAACCGGGATGCCGGTCGGAGCGTCGTCTCAGGCCGTCACACCGGGTTCGGCGCCGGGGACGAGTTTCGCGCGGAGTACGGCCTCGTGGACATGGCGGGCGACCTGCGTGAGCTGATCCTCGCGCTCGACGTCTGCCAGGTGCACGTCGTCGGGATGTCGATGGGAGGCATGATCGCCCAGCACCTCGCCCTCATCGCGCCCGAGCTCGTGCACACCCTCACGTCAGTCATGTCGACGACGGGGGAACGCGCCGTCGGCAGACCGCAGCAGGAGAGCAAATGGGTCTTTCTCACCCCGGCACCAACGGACAGCCGTGAGGCGTTCGTCGCATTCTCGGAGCGCTACCACGCGGCGCTCGCGGGCCCGCACTTCCCAGACTTCGAGAGGGCGCGCGAGACCGCCTCGATGAAATGGGGGCGAGGAATCTCCCTCGATGGCACCGCCAGACAGCTGCAGGCGATCCAGGCCGATGGCGACCGCACGGAGCGACTCCGCAGGGTCGCGGTGCCGACGCTCGTGGTGCACGGCGACGCTGATCCGCTCATCGACGTCTCGGGCGGGGCAGCGACAGCGGCCGCTATCCCCGGTGCGCGGATCCACATGATCGAGCAGATGGGGCACTCGATTCCCTGGCAGCGCGCTGGAGAGATAACAGACACCCTGGCGGCGCACTTTCAGGCAGCAAGTGCCTAG
- a CDS encoding TSUP family transporter, translated as MSQMALTLALMPEGLDWGGILLLLLAAFAAGWVDAVVGGGGLIQLPALLLVPGIAPVQALATNKLASVFGTAASSVSYYRSVRPSLKTALPMAGIALVSAVGGASLAAFLPAEVFTPIIMIALVVVALITIFKPALGAVTKLKYSGAKHVLLAGLAGAAIGFYDGLIGPGTGTFLVIALVALLGYDFLMASAQAKIVNFATNLGALLLFIPLGAVLWPLGLLMAAANVAGSVLGSKMAIARGARFVRILFLIIVAALVVKLGLDLWG; from the coding sequence ATGAGTCAGATGGCACTCACGCTCGCGCTCATGCCAGAGGGGCTTGACTGGGGCGGGATTCTGCTGCTGCTCCTCGCCGCCTTCGCAGCGGGGTGGGTTGATGCTGTGGTCGGCGGCGGCGGGCTCATTCAGCTGCCTGCACTGCTGCTCGTGCCAGGCATCGCCCCCGTGCAGGCGCTCGCGACAAACAAGTTGGCGTCTGTGTTCGGGACGGCGGCGAGTAGCGTCAGCTACTACCGGTCGGTGCGACCGAGCCTGAAGACCGCCTTGCCGATGGCAGGGATCGCGCTTGTCTCCGCGGTTGGCGGTGCCTCGCTCGCGGCGTTCCTGCCCGCCGAGGTATTCACGCCGATCATTATGATCGCGCTCGTCGTGGTTGCGCTCATTACGATCTTCAAGCCCGCGCTTGGCGCCGTCACAAAGCTCAAGTATTCGGGCGCGAAACACGTGCTGCTTGCGGGCCTCGCCGGGGCGGCGATCGGGTTCTACGACGGGCTCATCGGCCCGGGCACAGGAACGTTTCTCGTGATCGCGCTCGTCGCGCTGCTCGGCTACGACTTTCTCATGGCGAGCGCCCAGGCGAAGATCGTGAACTTCGCGACGAACCTTGGAGCGCTCCTGCTCTTCATCCCGCTGGGGGCCGTGCTGTGGCCGCTCGGCCTCCTGATGGCGGCGGCGAACGTCGCGGGCAGTGTGCTGGGCTCGAAGATGGCGATCGCCCGTGGGGCGCGGTTCGTGCGGATCCTGTTTCTCATCATTGTCGCTGCGCTCGTCGTGAAGCTCGGCCTCGACCTCTGGGGATAG
- a CDS encoding amino acid ABC transporter permease, giving the protein MDVIFGNLDLWGTAIGNTLLVFFGGGAIALVLGLIVGAMRVSPVPIARGVGTVYVNLIRNTPLTLVFFFFVLGYPALGLGRMNLTVLGIIAIGVYTATYVAEVIRAGINTVPVGQAEAARAIGLPFGQVMTSVILPQAFRSVVPPMMSVFIALLKNTTVAAGFSIAELAQLRAAINDSGDRPGSPMEVLLWVAAVFVAMVMLLSLLQNRLEKKWRIAR; this is encoded by the coding sequence ATGGACGTCATCTTCGGGAACCTGGATCTCTGGGGGACCGCGATCGGGAACACGCTGCTCGTGTTCTTCGGAGGCGGGGCGATCGCCCTCGTGCTCGGCCTGATCGTTGGGGCCATGCGAGTCTCGCCGGTGCCCATCGCGCGCGGTGTCGGCACCGTCTACGTGAACCTCATCCGCAACACGCCCCTGACGCTCGTGTTCTTCTTCTTCGTGCTCGGCTACCCGGCGCTCGGGCTCGGCAGAATGAATCTCACAGTGCTCGGCATCATCGCGATCGGTGTCTACACGGCCACATACGTGGCAGAGGTGATTCGGGCAGGCATCAACACAGTGCCCGTCGGGCAGGCCGAGGCGGCCCGCGCCATCGGCCTTCCATTTGGGCAGGTCATGACGAGCGTGATCCTCCCGCAGGCGTTCCGCTCCGTCGTGCCGCCCATGATGAGCGTGTTCATCGCACTCCTGAAAAACACCACGGTCGCGGCAGGGTTCTCGATTGCGGAGCTCGCGCAGCTGCGAGCAGCGATCAACGACTCGGGCGACCGCCCTGGCAGCCCCATGGAAGTGCTCCTCTGGGTCGCCGCAGTCTTCGTCGCGATGGTAATGCTGCTGAGCCTCTTGCAGAACCGGCTTGAGAAGAAATGGAGGATCGCGCGATGA
- a CDS encoding TAXI family TRAP transporter solute-binding subunit, which produces MAGPRGAARALALAAVGALAAAALAGCGSGVGDPGAQVIAGGASTGIYYSYGGAIAESLRGEGFDVTVAATGGSVDNLLRVGRGEAILGFAQADAAADAISGVGAFDAPLRIEGVARVYDEYVQVVVPEDSPAEAIPDLAGLRVSVGEVNSGVTVIADRVLRAAGVEQGDFESAKLGIDDSVEALARGEIDAFFWVGGVPTPGIAALSETTPVKILPIQPETVEKVNSGHAGVYRLSDFPLGTYGTTEPVETMTIPNYLVTSADAPVDLVFEMTRTLFESRTAIARTVPAAALLDRRQAIFTSPLPLHDGAAKFYVESRK; this is translated from the coding sequence GTGGCGGGACCGAGAGGCGCGGCTCGAGCGCTCGCGCTCGCGGCCGTCGGGGCGCTCGCCGCGGCTGCGCTTGCCGGGTGCGGTTCGGGCGTGGGAGACCCCGGCGCGCAGGTGATCGCGGGCGGCGCATCGACGGGTATCTACTACTCCTACGGCGGCGCGATCGCCGAGAGCCTGCGGGGCGAGGGCTTCGACGTTACGGTCGCCGCAACCGGAGGCTCAGTTGACAATCTGTTGCGCGTCGGGCGAGGTGAGGCAATCCTCGGGTTCGCTCAGGCCGACGCGGCGGCGGACGCAATCTCAGGAGTCGGCGCATTCGACGCGCCGCTTCGCATCGAGGGCGTGGCGCGCGTGTACGACGAATACGTGCAGGTCGTCGTCCCCGAAGACTCACCGGCCGAGGCGATTCCCGACCTCGCAGGGCTCCGCGTCTCAGTCGGCGAGGTGAACTCTGGCGTGACAGTGATCGCCGATCGAGTGCTCCGCGCCGCAGGCGTCGAACAGGGCGACTTCGAGAGCGCGAAGCTCGGCATCGACGACTCAGTTGAAGCGCTCGCCCGAGGTGAGATCGACGCGTTCTTCTGGGTTGGCGGGGTGCCGACCCCTGGAATTGCTGCGCTGTCTGAGACGACCCCGGTGAAGATCCTGCCGATCCAGCCCGAGACCGTTGAGAAAGTGAACTCGGGGCACGCCGGCGTCTACAGGCTCTCAGACTTCCCGCTCGGCACGTACGGCACCACCGAACCCGTCGAGACGATGACGATTCCGAACTACCTCGTGACCTCGGCAGACGCGCCAGTCGACCTCGTCTTCGAGATGACGCGAACGCTCTTCGAATCGCGCACCGCAATCGCCCGAACGGTGCCCGCAGCGGCGCTTCTTGACCGCAGGCAGGCAATATTTACGAGCCCGCTGCCGCTGCACGACGGGGCCGCAAAGTTCTACGTCGAAAGCCGCAAGTAG
- a CDS encoding amino acid ABC transporter ATP-binding protein, protein MSASEPLVVVENVQKHYGDFQALTDVNLTVNRGEVVVVIGPSGSGKSTLCRSINRLETITSGSIRIDGKELPAEGKGLARLRAEVGMVFQSFNLFAHLTILENVTLGPIKVLGKSKAEANREAMELLTRVGVDKQASKLPAQLSGGQQQRVAIARALAMHPKVMLFDEPTSALDPEMINEVLDVMVGLAKEGMTMVVVTHEMGFARKAADRVVFMADGKIIESATPDEFFTNPQSDRAKDFLSKLITN, encoded by the coding sequence ATGAGTGCGAGCGAACCGCTGGTCGTCGTCGAAAATGTGCAGAAGCACTACGGTGATTTTCAGGCGCTGACCGACGTAAACCTCACGGTGAACCGTGGCGAGGTTGTCGTGGTGATCGGCCCATCAGGCTCCGGCAAGTCGACGCTCTGCCGGTCAATCAACCGACTTGAGACGATCACGAGCGGGTCGATCCGCATCGACGGCAAAGAGCTCCCCGCAGAGGGCAAGGGGCTCGCACGCCTCCGCGCCGAGGTCGGCATGGTGTTCCAGTCATTCAACCTGTTCGCGCACCTGACGATCCTCGAGAACGTCACGCTCGGGCCCATCAAGGTGCTCGGCAAGTCAAAGGCCGAGGCGAACCGCGAAGCAATGGAACTCCTCACCCGCGTCGGCGTCGACAAGCAGGCGTCGAAGCTGCCTGCGCAGCTCTCAGGCGGACAGCAGCAGCGCGTCGCGATCGCGCGCGCCCTTGCAATGCACCCAAAGGTCATGCTGTTCGACGAGCCGACGAGCGCGCTCGACCCCGAGATGATCAACGAGGTGCTCGACGTGATGGTCGGCCTCGCCAAAGAAGGCATGACAATGGTCGTCGTCACCCACGAGATGGGCTTCGCCCGCAAAGCGGCCGACCGCGTCGTGTTCATGGCCGACGGCAAGATCATCGAGTCTGCGACGCCCGACGAGTTCTTCACGAACCCACAGAGCGACAGGGCCAAAGACTTCCTGTCAAAGCTCATCACGAACTAA
- a CDS encoding hemolysin family protein: MSEYIPGLIWLFVLLAVNAFFVGAEFAVISARRSQIEPRAAAGSRAAKTTLWAMEHATLMLATSQLGITVCSLLILNVSEPSIKHLLEVPLAWTGLTPGMVTGIAFGVALALVTFLHVVFGEMIPKNMAFSVPDRAALILAPPLVFVSRIVGPLIRGLNWVANGILRLFKVTPKDEATSAFTLDEVANIVEQSTLEGTLVDTSGTVTAAFEFTEKTAADVVLPFGSLVVLPAAATPRDVQLAVAKHGFSRFVVAASNGAPAQYVHIKDVLDLSSAEHRDAPIPADRLRNLVDVAATAELEDALSLLRSDGSHLARVTDESGSPTGILFLEDIVEELIGEVQDAAQR, encoded by the coding sequence ATGAGCGAGTACATTCCCGGCCTGATCTGGCTCTTCGTACTGCTTGCCGTCAACGCATTCTTCGTCGGCGCCGAGTTCGCAGTGATCTCGGCTCGACGATCGCAGATCGAGCCGAGGGCGGCGGCTGGCAGCCGTGCGGCGAAGACAACGTTGTGGGCGATGGAGCATGCGACCCTCATGCTCGCGACGAGCCAGCTCGGCATCACTGTGTGTTCGCTGCTCATTCTGAACGTCTCTGAACCGTCAATCAAGCATCTGCTCGAGGTGCCGCTCGCGTGGACGGGCCTCACTCCAGGGATGGTCACCGGCATCGCATTTGGCGTCGCCCTCGCCTTGGTCACGTTCCTCCACGTCGTGTTCGGCGAGATGATCCCGAAGAACATGGCGTTCTCGGTTCCCGATAGGGCGGCGCTTATCCTTGCGCCCCCGCTCGTATTCGTGTCTCGCATCGTCGGTCCGCTGATCAGGGGCTTGAACTGGGTCGCGAACGGGATCCTCAGGCTCTTCAAGGTGACGCCCAAGGATGAGGCGACAAGCGCGTTCACGCTCGACGAGGTTGCGAACATCGTCGAACAGTCAACGCTCGAGGGCACGCTCGTCGATACCTCAGGCACCGTCACCGCCGCGTTCGAGTTCACCGAGAAGACTGCCGCCGACGTCGTGCTCCCGTTTGGGTCACTCGTTGTTCTCCCCGCCGCGGCGACCCCGCGTGACGTTCAACTCGCTGTCGCGAAGCACGGCTTCTCACGGTTCGTTGTTGCTGCCAGCAACGGCGCTCCGGCTCAGTATGTGCACATCAAGGACGTGCTGGATCTCAGCTCGGCCGAGCACCGCGACGCACCGATCCCTGCCGATCGCCTCCGCAACCTGGTGGACGTCGCGGCCACTGCCGAGCTCGAAGACGCCCTGAGTCTGCTGCGCTCAGACGGCAGCCACCTCGCCCGGGTCACCGATGAGAGTGGATCGCCGACAGGCATCCTCTTCCTCGAAGACATTGTTGAGGAGCTCATTGGCGAGGTGCAGGACGCCGCCCAGCGGTAA
- a CDS encoding sensor histidine kinase, which translates to MRKRLFIVFLVPMTIILLVLGGAYGWSAARAIQQQASSQLLSDVVYFTTGSSQALRAGDPAMIETELRRYGSLYGAQVVVFDRSGSVWAASVRTPILTEETADEVSLALSGRRGELLGESLPWVQGETAIVEPVFDDGSVIGAVRISASTEAPRREILTQWAALLAVSALIIVALVWAVNRLARWVLRPLHRLDSAMAAIEHGEMGARIDDETGPPEARRMVRMFNQMADEIERVMTRQQEFVMNASHELRNPLGALLMRVEYLATGLDEGWIDDIEHAREEGRRMTRILDTLLNVARDGKSDSAFVAVDLSALATERAAAWHDRAADAWVVFHTNAAPNVLAVTDRMAVETALDAIIDNALKFAPRGSVIDLTVTSSDGAHTVSVRDRGRGLEPDQLEQATGRFWRSPQDQNVPGSGLGLAIASDLLEALGGSLALSSPDGGGLEVTLLLPATDGVGRAEQEAEGRDA; encoded by the coding sequence GTGCGCAAGCGCCTCTTCATTGTCTTTCTCGTGCCGATGACAATCATCCTGCTTGTGCTCGGAGGCGCGTACGGTTGGAGCGCCGCCCGCGCTATCCAGCAGCAGGCATCGTCGCAGCTCCTCAGCGACGTCGTGTACTTCACGACAGGGTCAAGCCAGGCACTCAGAGCGGGCGACCCGGCAATGATTGAGACCGAGCTGCGACGCTACGGCTCGCTCTACGGCGCGCAGGTCGTCGTCTTCGACCGCTCAGGTTCGGTCTGGGCCGCGAGCGTACGAACCCCGATCCTGACCGAGGAGACGGCGGACGAGGTGAGCCTCGCGCTCTCCGGCAGGCGCGGCGAGCTGCTCGGCGAGAGCCTGCCGTGGGTACAGGGGGAGACAGCCATCGTCGAACCAGTGTTTGACGACGGCAGCGTCATCGGGGCGGTGCGCATCTCAGCGAGCACCGAGGCGCCGCGGCGCGAGATCCTGACCCAGTGGGCGGCGCTGCTCGCCGTCAGCGCACTGATCATCGTTGCGCTCGTGTGGGCAGTGAACAGGCTCGCGCGCTGGGTGCTGCGGCCACTGCACCGGCTCGACAGCGCGATGGCAGCCATCGAGCATGGCGAGATGGGCGCCCGCATTGACGACGAGACTGGCCCGCCCGAGGCGCGACGCATGGTGCGCATGTTCAACCAGATGGCAGACGAGATTGAGCGGGTCATGACGCGGCAGCAGGAGTTCGTGATGAACGCGTCGCACGAGTTGCGCAACCCGCTCGGCGCCCTGCTCATGCGAGTCGAGTACCTCGCGACAGGGCTCGACGAAGGCTGGATCGACGACATCGAGCACGCGCGTGAGGAGGGGAGACGCATGACGCGGATCCTCGACACCCTGCTGAACGTCGCCCGCGACGGCAAGTCTGACTCGGCGTTTGTCGCCGTCGACTTGAGCGCCCTCGCGACTGAGCGGGCGGCGGCCTGGCACGACCGCGCCGCTGACGCGTGGGTCGTGTTTCACACGAACGCCGCACCGAACGTTCTTGCGGTGACCGACCGCATGGCTGTCGAGACTGCGCTCGACGCGATCATCGACAACGCACTGAAATTCGCGCCGCGCGGTAGCGTCATCGACCTCACAGTCACAAGCAGCGATGGCGCACACACTGTCTCGGTTCGGGATCGGGGGCGCGGGCTCGAACCCGATCAGCTCGAGCAGGCGACCGGCAGGTTCTGGCGCAGCCCGCAAGACCAAAACGTGCCAGGCTCCGGGCTCGGACTCGCGATCGCCTCGGACCTCCTCGAGGCGCTCGGGGGCAGCCTCGCGCTCTCCTCACCCGACGGCGGCGGACTCGAGGTCACGCTCCTGCTCCCAGCAACCGACGGCGTGGGACGTGCAGAACAAGAAGCCGAGGGCAGGGATGCGTAG
- a CDS encoding response regulator transcription factor, whose translation MNILIVEDDARVAEALGAYLRQAGYTTSRAADGASGIEAVGQDTEAVILDLGLPDMDGLDVCRRIRGVSSVPIIIATARSNVESRIKGLHAGADDFVVKPYDVRELIARIEAVTRRARSATPSPDESSNVELDGLYIDFANRLVLADGAPVELTPKEFEILAVLARYPGVVTPRDRIIREVWGTDWTGFSRSLEVHVASIRRKLNRPSLIATVRGVGYRLTAG comes from the coding sequence ATGAACATCCTGATCGTAGAAGACGACGCCCGCGTCGCCGAGGCGCTCGGCGCCTACCTGCGGCAGGCCGGGTACACGACAAGCCGCGCCGCGGACGGCGCATCAGGGATCGAAGCAGTCGGACAGGACACGGAAGCAGTGATCCTTGACCTCGGACTGCCAGACATGGACGGGCTCGACGTGTGCAGGCGGATTCGCGGCGTGAGCAGCGTGCCGATCATCATCGCCACCGCCAGAAGCAACGTCGAGTCTCGGATCAAGGGATTGCATGCTGGGGCGGACGACTTCGTCGTCAAGCCATACGATGTGCGCGAACTCATCGCCCGCATCGAGGCTGTGACGCGCCGCGCACGCTCAGCCACGCCCTCACCCGACGAAAGCTCGAACGTCGAACTCGACGGGCTGTACATCGACTTCGCCAACAGGCTCGTGCTCGCCGACGGTGCGCCAGTCGAACTCACTCCCAAAGAGTTCGAGATTCTCGCGGTGCTCGCACGCTATCCAGGCGTGGTGACTCCACGCGACCGCATCATCAGGGAGGTATGGGGCACCGACTGGACAGGCTTTAGTCGGTCACTCGAGGTGCACGTGGCCTCCATCAGACGCAAGCTCAACAGGCCGTCGCTTATTGCGACGGTGCGTGGCGTCGGGTACAGGCTGACGGCAGGCTAA
- a CDS encoding amino acid ABC transporter permease — protein sequence MTASVLYDVPGPKAIRRNRILAVVTIVVVAAIIGFVLYRFFLTGQFTAQKWGLFTYSTIWEQILTALGKTLAAFGVAAVGSLVLGFVLAIGRLSDHKWVRVPVTAVTELFRAMPVLIMMMLLYYGLPSVGVKMDPYWAVVIALIVYNGSVLAEVIRAGVESLPRGQKEAGYAIGLRKSGVMRLILMPQAVRAMLPVIVSQLVVTMKDTALGFIITYPELLYLAKQFSSNVQFGRPLLQSAFVIGGIYIVMCFILSGIAHYLERRLRSGGRGTGDAGLSVGPGPAQGGPDPRLHEGGTVTEVLSVQGGR from the coding sequence ATGACCGCATCAGTGCTGTACGACGTTCCCGGTCCGAAAGCGATTCGCAGAAACCGCATTCTCGCGGTGGTGACGATCGTTGTCGTCGCCGCCATCATCGGCTTCGTGCTCTACCGATTCTTCCTCACGGGGCAGTTCACCGCCCAAAAGTGGGGCCTCTTCACCTACTCGACGATCTGGGAGCAGATCCTCACCGCACTCGGCAAGACACTCGCCGCCTTCGGCGTCGCCGCTGTCGGTAGCCTCGTGCTCGGCTTTGTGCTCGCGATCGGCAGGCTCTCAGACCACAAGTGGGTGCGAGTTCCTGTCACCGCGGTGACCGAGCTCTTCAGGGCGATGCCCGTGCTCATCATGATGATGCTGCTGTACTACGGTCTGCCGTCGGTCGGCGTGAAGATGGACCCGTACTGGGCTGTCGTCATCGCGCTCATCGTCTACAACGGGTCGGTGCTTGCCGAGGTGATTCGCGCAGGCGTCGAGTCGCTGCCGCGCGGACAGAAAGAGGCAGGCTACGCGATCGGACTGCGCAAGAGCGGAGTGATGCGCCTCATCCTGATGCCGCAGGCAGTGCGCGCGATGCTCCCAGTCATCGTCTCCCAGCTGGTCGTGACAATGAAGGATACGGCGCTCGGATTCATCATCACCTACCCCGAGCTGCTCTACCTTGCGAAGCAGTTCAGCTCGAACGTACAGTTCGGGCGACCGCTGCTCCAGTCCGCTTTCGTCATCGGCGGCATCTACATCGTGATGTGCTTCATCCTCTCAGGGATCGCGCACTACCTCGAACGGCGTCTCCGTAGCGGTGGCCGCGGAACCGGGGATGCCGGCCTTTCGGTCGGGCCGGGGCCCGCGCAGGGCGGACCAGATCCGCGATTGCACGAGGGCGGCACCGTCACCGAGGTACTCTCGGTACAGGGCGGAAGATAG